One window from the genome of Populus alba chromosome 15, ASM523922v2, whole genome shotgun sequence encodes:
- the LOC118033421 gene encoding uncharacterized protein produces MASRHEKEERAEAAAWQAASDLRDVNRERECYEEREAKMATDQPQQERPGVIGSVLRSVADTLGHAKDAVVGKSFEAAEQTRETADAAEEKARENKDSVAEKAKGYKNYTTQKAKETTDSAACKIDETKESAKGKVEKTKESAKQKIGEYEDKAKEYKDYAAQKTKDTKDSVMGKVDEYKDYAAEKAKETKNSALEKTGEYKDYAAEKAKETKDSALEKTGEYKDYAAEKSKETKDYTAEKAKEGKDVTVNKLGGLTESAKDAATKAMDFLSGKKEEVKENAAEKAKETKNSALEKTGEYKDYAAEKSKETKDYTAEKAKEGKDVTVSKLGGLTESAKDAATKAMDFLSGKKEEAKEKAAETTEATKEKLSETEEAARRKTEGIKLRGEEHREEAAQKEAKDIEAKRGTTTRETIFDSLGFGSFKDSIRGKLTTPEDIAEETNAARERGGTGRKCLNKDTEEEMVIPIEENATGAVASILKASDQMSGQTFNDVGRMDDEGVIRVEMECTTKLSKDR; encoded by the exons ATGGCATCCAGGCACGAGAAGGAGGAGAGGGCTGAGGCAGCAGCATGGCAAGCAGCATCTGATCTCAGGGACGTTAATAGAGAAAGAGAATGCTATGAAGAACGAGAAGCCAAAATGGCCACAGATCAACCACAACAAGAAAGACCAGGTGTTATTGGATCCGTGTTAAGATCAGTTGCTGACACTTTGGGGCATGCTAAAGATGCTGTTGTTGGTAAGAGCTTTGAGGCTGCAGAGCAAACAAGGGAAACTGCTGATGCAGCAGAAGAGAAGGCTAGAGAGAATAAGGATTCTGTTGCAGAGAAGGCAAAGGGTTATAAGAATTATACAACTCAGAAGGCGAAAGAGACTACAGATTCTGCTGCATGTAAGATAGATGAAACCAAGGAATCAGCTAAAGGGAAGGTTGAGAAGACAAAGGAATCAGCAAAGCAAAAGATTGGAGAGTATGAAGATAAGGCGAAAGAGTACAAAGATTATGCCGCTCAGAAAACCAAGGACACTAAGGATTCGGTGATGGGAAAGGTAGATGAGTACAAAGATTATGCAGCAGAGAAAGCTAAGGAAACAAAGAATTCTGCTTTAGAGAAGACAGGTGAGTATAAGGATTACGCTGCAGAGAAAGCTAAGGAAACAAAGGATTCTGCTTTAGAGAAGACAGGTGAGTACAAGGATTACGCTGCAGAGAAGTCAAAGGAAACAAAGGATTATACAGCAGAGAAAGCAAAAGAAGGAAAGGATGTTACTGTTAATAAGCTCGGCGGGCTCACAGAGTCGGCTAAAGATGCTGCAACAAAAGCAATGGACTTCTTATCTGGTAAAAAAGAGGAAGTGAAAGAGAATGCAGCAGAGAAAGCTAAGGAAACAAAGAATTCTGCTTTAGAGAAGACAGGTGAGTATAAGGATTACGCTGCAGAGAAGTCAAAGGAAACAAAGGATTATACAGCAGAGAAAGCAAAAGAAGGAAAGGATGTTACTGTTAGTAAGCTCGGCGGGCTCACAGAGTCGGCTAAAGATGCTGCAACAAAAGCAATGGACTTCTTATCTGGTAAAaaagaggaagcgaaagagaaaGCAGCAGAGACTACAGAGGCAACCAAG GAGAAATTGAGTGAAACCGAGGAGGCGGCAAGGAGGAAAACGGAGGGGATCAAGCTGAGAGGTGAAGAACATAGAGAGGAAGCTGCCCAAAAAGAAGCTAAAGACATTGAAGCTAAAAG aggaACTACAACAAGAGAGACAATCTTTGACAGTCTTGGGTTTGGGTCCTTTAAGGACAGCATAAGAGGGAAGTTGACAACGCCAGAGGACATTGCTGAAGAAACAAACGCTGCACGGGAGCGCGGAGGTACCGGAAGAAAGTGTTTAAATAAAGATACTGAGGAGGAGATGGTGATCCCCATTGAAGAGAATGCCACGGGAGCTGTGGCATCCATCCTGAAAGCGTCCGATCAGATGAGTGGTCAAACTTTCAATGATGTTGGACGAATGGATGATGAGGGAGTCATTCGAGTGGAAATGGAATGCACTACAAAATTGAGCAAAGATCGCTGA